In the Candidatus Bathyarchaeia archaeon genome, CCATGGTTGCGGATGCATCCATAAACGCGACTTCGGGGGGGAATTTCTCGGTGATTTGGATTACCGACACACAGTACCTTACTGAAAGCTACCCAACATACTATGAGGGCTTGTGCCATTGGATAGTGAACAACGCAGAAAAATACAACGTCCAAATGGTAATTCACACTGGCGACATAGTGGACACCGAGGGCAACACTACCCAGTGGGAATGCGCAAACAGGTCCATGAGTATACTTTGGGATGCAAATATTCCCTACACTTGGAACGCGGGCAACCACGACTACAACGCAACCTGCTGGATAGGCAACCAGTACGCAGCGTTTAATCCAGCAAACTTTGCGCAAGAACCGTACTGGATAGGAGATTTTGGTGATGGCCAGAACACGGCAGTTCACTTTGCATATAACGGGATGGAGTTTTTGGTTGTGAACTTGGAGTACAACGCGGATGATGCAGCATTGGCGTGGGCAAACAACGTGTTAGATGCGTATCCAGATGCGCATGCCATCGTGGGTGCACATTTCTACCTTAACCGCACAGGCGGATACGAAACGTGGGCAACCAACCTAAAACAAACCATTCTGGCAACTCACCAAAATGTATTCCTAACCTTAAGCGCCCACGTGTACCCGTTGGCGTATTCAGGTCTGCAGACCCGAGTCGGGGACAGGCACGAGCTGGTGTTTAACCGTCAAGAAAAAGACAGTGAAATGGGAGCTGCAAGCTTGCGGATTCTGACCTTTGACACTGCCAACAACGTAATTGACGTGCAAACCTTTGTGATTTACTCCAACATATTCCTAAAAGACGAGCACAACCAGTTCACATTGAACACCAACTTCTGGAATGCCGCAGCAGTGAACGAAGAAATCCCCGAGTTCCCAACCGCCATTGCCTCGGTGGCAGTGTTAGCCTTTGCCACAGCCATTGTGGTCGCTGTGGGAAGGGACAAGAAAAAACAGAGAACATAGACACCTGCCTGCCCCCTTTTCCTATGGCTAACTTTAGCGGCGCACTACCGCTACCGGATTAAGTTACTTTTTTGTGCAGACTCGTTTTCGGCAGGGCTTGATTTGGGCAGGCGTCTTGTTGAGAGAAAGGCAACGGCAACAGAGACAACGGCTAACCCGAAGATTAAGGCTTCAAACACGGGCAAAGTAAGTGTTGAGGCGAAGGGCACAAAGAAGTCGATAAAGCCCATGGGCAACGCCAGCAGGAAATAGCGTTTTTTGTGAAATGCCGCGGCGATTAGGCAGAGGTAGCCCCACGCGAAATGTATCAGGAGGGAGGAGAAGCGTTCAAGCACGCCATAGCCGACCAGCGGCAGCGCTTCGGAAGTGGGATAAAACAGGGTGGGCTGTGTGTTTACGAGCTGCGTGTAGATTGTTGAGGCAATTGCCGTGTCTGAGGACAAGAGGGTGTAGATGAAGACCAAGTTGATTAAGGGCAGCACCCCTAACA is a window encoding:
- a CDS encoding metallophosphoesterase yields the protein MKKRAQVKFVAVFFVVAVFCGLVQFSSQPSTVCAKAVSDASMVADASINATSGGNFSVIWITDTQYLTESYPTYYEGLCHWIVNNAEKYNVQMVIHTGDIVDTEGNTTQWECANRSMSILWDANIPYTWNAGNHDYNATCWIGNQYAAFNPANFAQEPYWIGDFGDGQNTAVHFAYNGMEFLVVNLEYNADDAALAWANNVLDAYPDAHAIVGAHFYLNRTGGYETWATNLKQTILATHQNVFLTLSAHVYPLAYSGLQTRVGDRHELVFNRQEKDSEMGAASLRILTFDTANNVIDVQTFVIYSNIFLKDEHNQFTLNTNFWNAAAVNEEIPEFPTAIASVAVLAFATAIVVAVGRDKKKQRT
- a CDS encoding YhfC family glutamic-type intramembrane protease, which gives rise to MQNINLLFVLQPLIVTALSVGLILYWRLKRRFKWIILLYTAIAYVFAIALKYVLQFFTASAVVSSFGAQSVPVGVYYGLQTMLFEVGIAYVVAWYATSRKRLDARDAEAYGLGLSFYENGVLLGVLPLINLVFIYTLLSSDTAIASTIYTQLVNTQPTLFYPTSEALPLVGYGVLERFSSLLIHFAWGYLCLIAAAFHKKRYFLLALPMGFIDFFVPFASTLTLPVFEALIFGLAVVSVAVAFLSTRRLPKSSPAENESAQKSNLIR